The proteins below come from a single Garra rufa chromosome 3, GarRuf1.0, whole genome shotgun sequence genomic window:
- the LOC141331257 gene encoding CD99 antigen-like protein 2 isoform X4, translating into MGKKLATWTLLAVFSLLVVKGISQDLDLADAFDDEEPTAPPPKVDPAGGAGGAEKPSLKPVKPTVKEPAKPKPKQTGPGDFDLSDALNPDNDIKGKGKDSGKGGSQFSDDDLLDVGNDNSYKPDKGKGGKGGSSAGSSGGDLDPADENNYDTMAETGTIAGIVSAVAMALVGAVSSYISYQKKKFCFSIQQSLNADMVKADAPDAVVAQEPQVQQTLLQPPNAEPPTEENVV; encoded by the exons GAATAAGTCAAGATCTGGACTTGGCAGATGCATTTGACGACGAAGAACCAA CTGCCCCACCACCTAAAGTGGACCCAGCGGGTGGTGCAGGAGGAGCAG AGAAACCCAGTCTTAAACCTGTTAAGCCCACAGTCAAGGAACCAGCAAAGCCCAAGCCCAAACAAACAG GTCCTGGGGACTTCGATCTTTCAGATGCCCTGAACCCCGACAATGACATCAAAGGGAAGGGCAAAGACTCTGGCAAAGGCG GTAGTCAATTCTCAGACGACGACCTTTTGGATGTGGGCAATGATAACTCCTACAAACCTGACAAAGGCAAAG GTGGAAAAGGTGGAAGTAGTGCCGGAAGCAGTGGTGGTGATTTGGATCCTGCTGATGAAAATAACTACG ACACCATGGCTGAGACTGGAACCATCGCTGGTATTGTGAGCGCTGTTGCTATGGCTCTGGTTGGTGCAGTGAGCAGCTACATTTCCTACCAGAAGAAGAAGTTTTGCTTCAGCATACAGC AGAGTCTAAATGCAGATATGGTGAAAGCAGATGCCCCAGATGCTGTAGTTGCACAGGAGCCACAAG TTCAACAAACTCTTCTCCAGCCTCCCAACGCTGAGCCGCCCACAGAGGAAAATGTGGTGTAA
- the LOC141331257 gene encoding CD99 antigen-like protein 2 isoform X1, whose amino-acid sequence MGKKLATWTLLAVFSLLVVKGISQDLDLADAFDDEEPTAPPPKVDPAGGAGGAEKPSLKPVKPTVKEPAKPKPKQTEETYTDYFDATIRPGLLPRTPPSPLRTSVPPRKAQSGPGDFDLSDALNPDNDIKGKGKDSGKGDKDLGGGGRDDGKPNSRGGTSGSQFSDDDLLDVGNDNSYKPDKGKGGKGGSSAGSSGGDLDPADENNYDTMAETGTIAGIVSAVAMALVGAVSSYISYQKKKFCFSIQQSLNADMVKADAPDAVVAQEPQVQQTLLQPPNAEPPTEENVV is encoded by the exons GAATAAGTCAAGATCTGGACTTGGCAGATGCATTTGACGACGAAGAACCAA CTGCCCCACCACCTAAAGTGGACCCAGCGGGTGGTGCAGGAGGAGCAG AGAAACCCAGTCTTAAACCTGTTAAGCCCACAGTCAAGGAACCAGCAAAGCCCAAGCCCAAACAAACAG AGGAGACATACACTGATTATTTTGACGCCACCATTCGGCCAGGCCTGTTGCCCCGAACACCCCCTAGTCCTCTCCGAACCTCTGTTCCCCCTCGGAAAGCCCAGTCTG GTCCTGGGGACTTCGATCTTTCAGATGCCCTGAACCCCGACAATGACATCAAAGGGAAGGGCAAAGACTCTGGCAAAGGCG ATAAAGACCTCGGCGGAGGAGGCCGTGATGACGGCAAACCCAATAGCAGAGGTGGAACTAGTG GTAGTCAATTCTCAGACGACGACCTTTTGGATGTGGGCAATGATAACTCCTACAAACCTGACAAAGGCAAAG GTGGAAAAGGTGGAAGTAGTGCCGGAAGCAGTGGTGGTGATTTGGATCCTGCTGATGAAAATAACTACG ACACCATGGCTGAGACTGGAACCATCGCTGGTATTGTGAGCGCTGTTGCTATGGCTCTGGTTGGTGCAGTGAGCAGCTACATTTCCTACCAGAAGAAGAAGTTTTGCTTCAGCATACAGC AGAGTCTAAATGCAGATATGGTGAAAGCAGATGCCCCAGATGCTGTAGTTGCACAGGAGCCACAAG TTCAACAAACTCTTCTCCAGCCTCCCAACGCTGAGCCGCCCACAGAGGAAAATGTGGTGTAA
- the LOC141331257 gene encoding CD99 antigen-like protein 2 isoform X3, translating to MGKKLATWTLLAVFSLLVVKGISQDLDLADAFDDEEPTAPPPKVDPAGGAGGAEKPSLKPVKPTVKEPAKPKPKQTGPGDFDLSDALNPDNDIKGKGKDSGKGDKDLGGGGRDDGKPNSRGGTSGSQFSDDDLLDVGNDNSYKPDKGKGGKGGSSAGSSGGDLDPADENNYDTMAETGTIAGIVSAVAMALVGAVSSYISYQKKKFCFSIQQSLNADMVKADAPDAVVAQEPQVQQTLLQPPNAEPPTEENVV from the exons GAATAAGTCAAGATCTGGACTTGGCAGATGCATTTGACGACGAAGAACCAA CTGCCCCACCACCTAAAGTGGACCCAGCGGGTGGTGCAGGAGGAGCAG AGAAACCCAGTCTTAAACCTGTTAAGCCCACAGTCAAGGAACCAGCAAAGCCCAAGCCCAAACAAACAG GTCCTGGGGACTTCGATCTTTCAGATGCCCTGAACCCCGACAATGACATCAAAGGGAAGGGCAAAGACTCTGGCAAAGGCG ATAAAGACCTCGGCGGAGGAGGCCGTGATGACGGCAAACCCAATAGCAGAGGTGGAACTAGTG GTAGTCAATTCTCAGACGACGACCTTTTGGATGTGGGCAATGATAACTCCTACAAACCTGACAAAGGCAAAG GTGGAAAAGGTGGAAGTAGTGCCGGAAGCAGTGGTGGTGATTTGGATCCTGCTGATGAAAATAACTACG ACACCATGGCTGAGACTGGAACCATCGCTGGTATTGTGAGCGCTGTTGCTATGGCTCTGGTTGGTGCAGTGAGCAGCTACATTTCCTACCAGAAGAAGAAGTTTTGCTTCAGCATACAGC AGAGTCTAAATGCAGATATGGTGAAAGCAGATGCCCCAGATGCTGTAGTTGCACAGGAGCCACAAG TTCAACAAACTCTTCTCCAGCCTCCCAACGCTGAGCCGCCCACAGAGGAAAATGTGGTGTAA
- the LOC141331257 gene encoding CD99 antigen-like protein 2 isoform X2 → MGKKLATWTLLAVFSLLVVKGISQDLDLADAFDDEEPTAPPPKVDPAGGAGGAEKPSLKPVKPTVKEPAKPKPKQTEETYTDYFDATIRPGLLPRTPPSPLRTSVPPRKAQSGPGDFDLSDALNPDNDIKGKGKDSGKGGSQFSDDDLLDVGNDNSYKPDKGKGGKGGSSAGSSGGDLDPADENNYDTMAETGTIAGIVSAVAMALVGAVSSYISYQKKKFCFSIQQSLNADMVKADAPDAVVAQEPQVQQTLLQPPNAEPPTEENVV, encoded by the exons GAATAAGTCAAGATCTGGACTTGGCAGATGCATTTGACGACGAAGAACCAA CTGCCCCACCACCTAAAGTGGACCCAGCGGGTGGTGCAGGAGGAGCAG AGAAACCCAGTCTTAAACCTGTTAAGCCCACAGTCAAGGAACCAGCAAAGCCCAAGCCCAAACAAACAG AGGAGACATACACTGATTATTTTGACGCCACCATTCGGCCAGGCCTGTTGCCCCGAACACCCCCTAGTCCTCTCCGAACCTCTGTTCCCCCTCGGAAAGCCCAGTCTG GTCCTGGGGACTTCGATCTTTCAGATGCCCTGAACCCCGACAATGACATCAAAGGGAAGGGCAAAGACTCTGGCAAAGGCG GTAGTCAATTCTCAGACGACGACCTTTTGGATGTGGGCAATGATAACTCCTACAAACCTGACAAAGGCAAAG GTGGAAAAGGTGGAAGTAGTGCCGGAAGCAGTGGTGGTGATTTGGATCCTGCTGATGAAAATAACTACG ACACCATGGCTGAGACTGGAACCATCGCTGGTATTGTGAGCGCTGTTGCTATGGCTCTGGTTGGTGCAGTGAGCAGCTACATTTCCTACCAGAAGAAGAAGTTTTGCTTCAGCATACAGC AGAGTCTAAATGCAGATATGGTGAAAGCAGATGCCCCAGATGCTGTAGTTGCACAGGAGCCACAAG TTCAACAAACTCTTCTCCAGCCTCCCAACGCTGAGCCGCCCACAGAGGAAAATGTGGTGTAA
- the LOC141331256 gene encoding phosphatidylinositol-3-phosphate phosphatase MTMR1-like: MDEVPLVPGETIKTTVKDVMYICPFTGAVTGTLTVTDYKLYFVSLERDAPFILDVNLGAISRLESISVQSLGENTSGMEIVCKDMRSPRFAYKNEEQSNLEILEVLTKYAFPVSNELSLFAFQYKEQFPEDGWKVYDPVAEYKRMGLPNESWTISKINSNFEVCDTYPALLITPTSIKEDEIKRVASFRVKHRIPVLSWIHPETQATIVRCSQPMVGPTDRRCKEDEHYLQTIMDANAQSHKLTIFDARQNTVADNHKAKDGGYENENFYPNMELNFLEIPNIHVIRESLRKLKEVVYPTIDDPHWHSAIDATHWLQYMRLLLAGAVRIADKVESSKSSVVVHCSDGWDRTAQLTSLAMLMLDSYYRTLRGFQVLLEKEWISFGHKFAARVGHGDQNHANSERSPLFVQFIDCVWQMMRQFPAAFEFNELFLITILDHLYSCLFGTFLYNSEQERVEKALNSKTVSLWSYINSQPEDFTNPFYVDYENHVLYPLASLRHLELWVGYYVRWNPRMRPQMPVHQNLKDLLYLRAELQRKAEELQKEVSSSRSISSSSEHAYSPSHGGTPLHTSV, translated from the exons ATGGATGAAGTCCCACTGGTCCCTGGAGAGACAATCAAAACCACTG TTAAAGATGTGATGTATATCTGTCCTTTCACTGGAGCTGTGACCGGCACACTCACAGTCACAGACTATAAACTCTACTTTGTCAGTCTAGAACGG GATGCTCCTTTCATATTGGATGTGAACCTGGGTGCCATCAGCAGGCTGGAGAGTATCAGTGTACAGAGTCTTGGGGAGAATACTAGTGGCATGGAGATCGTCTGTAAG GATATGAGGAGTCCGAGGTTTGCTTATAAAAATGAAGAGCAAAGCAACCTGGAAATTTTGGAGGTGTTGACCAAGTATGCCTTCCCTGTTTCCAATGAGCTG TCCCTATTCGCATTTCAATACAAAGAGCAGTTTCCAGAGGATGGATGGAAGGTTTATGATCCAGTGGCAGAGTATAAAAGAATG GGTTTGCCAAACGAGAGCTGGACCATTAGTAAAATCAACAGTAATTTTGAAGTGTGTGACACTTACCCTGCTCTGCTCATCACCCCAACCAGTATTAAGGAGGATGAGATCAAACGAGTGGCCTCTTTCAGAGTAAAACATCGCATACCA GTCCTCTCATGGATTCATCCAGAAACTCAGGCCACTATAGTTCGCTGTAGTCAGCCCATGGTGGGCCCGACAGACCGCCGGTGTAAGGAGGATGAGCATTACCTCCAGACCATCATGGATGCCAATGCACAGTCCCATAAACTCACCATATTTGATGCTCGACAGAACACTGTGGCTGATAATCACAAG GCTAAGGATGGAGGTTATGAGAATGAGAATTTCTACCCCAACATGGAGCTGAATTTCCTGGAGATCCCAAACATTCATGTTATAAGAGAGTCTCTGCGTAAGCTGAAGGAGGTCGTCTACCCAACCATCGACGATCCCCACTGGCATTCGGCCATAGATGCCACACACTGGCTGCAGTACATGCGG CTATTGCTGGCGGGTGCGGTGAGAATTGCAGATAAGGTTGAGTCGAGTAAGAGCTCTGTGGTGGTGCACTGCAGTGACGGCTGGGACCGCACAGCTCAGCTCACCTCTCTGGCCATGCTGATGCTGGATTCATACTACAGGACTCTCAGGGGCTTCCAGGTGCTGCTGGAGAAGGAATGGATCAGCTTTGGACACAAGTTTGCTGCG CGTGTTGGTCATGGAGATCAAAATCATGCAAACTCTGAGCGCTCGCCTCTATTTGTGCAGTTCATAGACTGTGTTTGGCAAATGATGAGACAG TTTCCCGCTGCCTTTGAGTTTAATGAGCTCTTCCTCATCACCATCCTGGATCACCTCTACAGCTGCCTGTTTGGTACATTCCTTTACAACAGCGAACAGGAGCGAGTGGAAAAGGCAT TGAACAGTAAAACAGTATCTTTGTGGTCCTACATCAATAGCCAGCCAGAGGACTTCACAAACCCCTTTTATGTAGACTATGAAAACCATGTTCTGTACCCTCTGGCCAGTCTAAGACATCTGGAGCTGTGGGTTGGATACTACGTACGCTGGAACCCCCGCATGAGACCACAG ATGCCTGTGCACCAGAACCTGAAGGACTTGCTGTATCTGCGTGCCGAGCTACAGAGGAAGGCGGAGGAGTTACAGAAAGAAGTATCTTCATCACGCTCGATTTCCTCTTCATCAGAGCATGCATATTCTCCCTCACATGGCGGTACTCCTCTACACACCTCTGTGTAA